The nucleotide window CTGCtgatgtcaaaacccagcccAGGTCAACTCCGCCCACAATGCCACCTCCACCCCCTGCTGTCAGCCAGGCAGCCAACCGCAATGCATCATTCACACCCACAACAAGTAAGTTATCCTAGTACAAacatgcatatatgtgaccctggaccaccaaaccattattaagtagcacaggtatgtttttagcaatagccaaaaatgcattgtatgggtcaaaattattgattcttcttttatgccaaaaatcattaatatttcaattaaagatcatgttccatgaagttgttttgtaaatttcttaccataaatatatcaaagcttaatttttgattagtaatatgcattgccaagaacttcatttggacaacttcaaaggcgatattttcaatatttacattttttggcacccttagattccagattttcaaatagttgtatctcggccaaatattgtcatatcctaacatcaatacaaagcttatttattcagctttgagatgatgtataaatctcaattccaAAAAATGTTgtagtccatggtcacatatttctTTTTGCACTCTAGGACAGGGATTCTCAACACTGGTCCTCGAGATCCACtcttagctccaaccctaatctaCCCTAAACACACCTGAataagctaatcaaggtcttcatgaTCACTGGCCCTTCATTCCATTTGGAAGGGCTCATCTCTATGCCCTAATCCCTTCAAAGGGTTTACCCTCTGGAGTGTAAGCTTTGAAGGGTTGAAGGGTGTAGGGGGCCAAACAACTGTTTCTTGAAGTGCCCTTCTGCGTCATCATCCCGTGCCCATACGGAGGTGCAGTCATCATGCAAAGAATCTGTGCAAAGAATCATGGGAGCCAAAGTATCCATCAGTTGTACCCCTCAAAATCCTTCATTCCAAAGGACCCTTTGAAGTGGCCAGTTTTGTGCACTTTGGTTTGGAGCGACCCTTCAAAAAAAAAGGTtataggcaggtgagtttgatcctggatggagctctgcaGGAACGtggagggccagagttgagaaccctgCTCTAGGACAGGGGTGGCGAActctgtcctgcagagttcagctctaaccctaataaaaactcacctgcctgtagcttcctaataacccttcagaccttgattagcttgttcaggtgtgtttgattagggttgaagcaaaactctCCAGGACTGACGTTCGCCACCCCTAGAGCAGGGGTTCTCACTTATTGTAATGTGCCAAGTGTATGTGTGATTGGCGACTTTTTATAGGTAGCTAACTTAGTAAATACACATTGGAAGTAACTCTATCACCACCTTGAATACTGCAGTTTGTTACCACCAATGCAAGAATGCATATTAAAAATGTACAATGGGACAGTGCACTTAATAAACATGTTCATAAACATGTTATTAGAGCAATGCCAGAACAATTTAAGAATCATTTAAATGAGTTTCTTATTGTCATGTTCGGAGTATGCATATAGCACAGAATGCCCTTGTAACATGACCAAGAGTGTTTGAGAGTGTTTGTGTATGATAGGTTGAGCCATTGTCTGGGTGTGTGAGTGCTTAGGATACACAGCAAGAGATTTGTTTACTGCATACGGAGGGATTCGCAGGCAGCATCAGGCTCGGCGGGGCTTGGCAGATCTCGCTACCCTATATAGCAATGACGGCCCTTGTTGTTTCACCTGTTCCATGGGTCGTAGCATAGCCTGCTTGCCACTCTAAAACCAGAACACAAGTGTGGGGGTCACATGGTAAACCCACATGTGTCCAGCCTGGAATGGTGAGATAAAAAGGGGCACAAGCGAAATGAAAGACCCTGTGTTCTGCAACATGAAGCcatgcacacactcacacacccaGCAGTGTGAACATGCCTCCAAACCTGAAGGAAGGCTACCCTCCGAGGTGTGTTTGCACAATCATATGCTTCCCTATGTCCCGGGGGATTATGGCCTCATGCTGTGTCCACTACTCACGtaatgtttgtttatctgtggtcaTGGCTTCGGGCGAGGGTAACATAAGATATAAGGCCTACTCTTAGGGAGAAGGCACTCGACCATCAGAAGGAAGAGGAAAGAGTGCAGGGATGGGATGCAGAAGTGGAGATGGAGTGGAAGTGTCGATGGGGCGGCCTAGACTCTAAAAGCTGCAAATCTGCTCTCAGCTGGTGGACATGTGCACAGCCTGATTTAGACACACACCTGCTGTTGGAATAAAAGTAACCCAGTCCAGGGGGCTATTTTTGGGACCTCTTTAACACGTTCCTCTTATAGTTGTGTCTTACTGAGTGAGTGGGTGAGCAGTGGGGAGCAATAGACCGGGTGGGCGGCATGTATGTCATGGAGAGAGATAGTGAGAGCTGGTCCCATTTGCAGCGTATTTGTTCAAAGTAGCGAATTAATTGAAGAGTACAGAGCAACGTGCTGCATTACCTAGCGTATCTGTAGTTTCAGTTTGTTTTTTGGCCATTCTCGGAATGCATGTGCCCGCTTCGTGCTACGTTGGAGCTTCCTGGAGGGCGCTTCCCAGGACTGAGATGGAGAAAAAGGAAAGCAAAAGAGTCTGGCGTGACTTAAACAATGCTAATACAAACAGTTGCTCTCTTTCCTCAGTGCTGAACGGGAGCAGTCATTCCCCCACGGCGCTAAACGGAGCTCCCTCAACCCCCAACGGCTTCAGCAATGGACCCGCCACCTCCTCTACTGCTTCTCTGCCCACCCAGCAGCTTCCCCCTGCTTGCGGAGCCCGACAACTCTGTAAGCTTAAGCGCTTTCTCACCACACTGCAGCAGTTTGGCAACGACATCTCACCAGAGATTGGAGAACGTGTACGCAGCCTGGTGCTGGGGCTAGTGGTGAGTGTCTGAAGGCTCTCTTTAATGCTTAACTGTGTGTGCTGTCTAAAATTCTTTTCTCCGCTGGGTGTTAAATGGAATTCTCTTTCTGTCTTATCAGAACTCAACTCTAACCATTGAAGAGTTCCACTCCAAACTTCAGGAAGCCACAAACTTTCCCCTGCGCCCCTTTGTCATTCCATTTCTCAAGGTAAGAATAGGCAAAAAACATTCATCTCATGCAGACACAGTGTCAGTAATCTTGTATAGCAATTGGATAAAGTTTGGTCCTCATTGCATTGTGTTCTGGCAAAGTATTGCCCACTTAGAAAGTGCCCCCTGGTTAACTATATTCGACCTAACTTTAGAAGTAGGTATATCCAGGAATATACAGGTGTGCTCAAGGATATCTTGTTTACTTTCTAAAAACTTTTGCAAATCATCAAAGATTTGATAGCATGAACCATGCAAACTTTGTCCAGTGATCCAGAGTTCGTCTTTTAAAGCACTCATTGTAACAACCAGCCAATCAAGTATCATTCTGAAAAAGCTCTTGCCATTTTTATGCAATCTGCATAAGACGAAGGGTGAACGGTCTGTAGATGTGCTGTCTGAAGTGGAGAATACTCCGTCAGAGTTCTTTAAAGTCTTTCTGTATCTGTATGAGCTCTTCCTTATGGTGCGCCATATGGGAAGGGGTGGAGGAGAAGGGTAGTGGGACTTAGAGACAGACAGGCAAAGTGACAAACAAAAAGAACGTAGATGGATGGCGGCCAGAATGGGTGAACACATGAACAGACTCACTCTGGATTTCCCTGATGCCGGATTCATGGTTTTCTGTATGTGTAGATGAGTGAAGTCCATTTGATAAAGCATCCTCAGCTTCTTCCAACCCCCCTCTCCTCTGCTGTGGCTGGGCTGTGCTGATCTAGTGCTCCATATGGCCATCATTTGTGATTCATTAAAATTGGCACACTTGTGTTTACCCAGAGTGGAGAGGAGTGGTGTGGGCCAAAGAAGATTTCCTGGCAGATGTTGCAGTGGGTGCTGTAAGCAGCACAGCTTTCCGTTGCTCTGCCGCTGTTGTCTTTACGCTGATCCCTTTCTGTCCTCAGACATTGCATAGATCCAGGGCTCAGACGCATACACAGATTCTCTGATGCATTGTAATTCTTTATCAAATGATTCTGCATTGATGCACACAAATGCATAATCAGAATGTGAAATTAAATCACTTGGAAATCACTTTGTTGATTGCATACTTTGCAAAAGATTTTGTGACAGAAAATATACTGCATCATGACTCCCTGAATCAGAGTCACCCCCACCCCAAACACACATGTGAATACACAGACATACATATGTCATCTCTGTCTGGCAAACATACAAGTCATTCACGCAACATGTTTTACTCCTGCGATGAAATACATACAGTGATAACACAGATTTAAACTGTCAGTCCCAAGTTGGTTGCTAAAAGAATGTTCTAGTACTAAAAGGGCCTCAAGTCAGACACCACACTCCCCTAACCAGCATAAAATCTACAAACACATAGAGACAACTATTCAAAAGCACATTCACACACttactaaattttcagcatataTATGCTAATACAACTGGTTGTAGAGGGATAATATATCCACTGACCACAGAACGGAACAAGAAAATGTTTGGTGTGGAAAGTTGCCATGGAGCCCCCACCCCCATCTTGCACTATGCGTGTGCGCATGTTAGTGAGATATAGACTACACAAGACATATCTCATAGTGTGAGTGTTTTATTCAAAGCAGAGCACTGTGGTACATGGCACCCAGCACATTGCTCACAGGCTGCTGTCAAAGGCCTGCAGAGTGTTGATGTTACACATCTGTATCATCAGCCAGCTGTGTAGTGTTATACTGACAGCCAAAGAGAAAAAGACAACAAGAAAGTGAGggtgagagagggagagaggcaGCACAGTTCTCCTGCAGACCTCAGCAAGGCACAAACACATGGTGGGCCAGAGAAAGTGTCTGTTTTTTCTCatcctctttctgtctctctcttaaCACAAACCCTGTTAAAAGACCAACATACCTGGTCATCAGAATATGTCTGTCTCCAGCTTGGGATGCTGATGTCGCCACCAGACTAACTAAACAAAACTGCAAGACAACTTTGGTTAACAAGCttcggggaaaaaaaaaaaaaaaaacattacaattgacTAGATTAACCAGTTTGGTATTAAACCAATAAAATAAATCCCAAAACAGCATAATCTAATGATAGCCCCCCTAGGAATCTTTACTTGCTTAAAGGAGAAGTAAGTAAGTACGgaagtacagataatgtactcaccccattgtcatcagagatgttcattcatttctttcttcagtcgttaagaaattatgtttgttGAGGAAAAagtttctgaaaaataaatagtttctataatttttaacctcaaatactcgccTTGTTTAGCTCTGCGATGCttactctgtgtaatccgggtcaatacagttagggtatttcgaaaaactcccatctcattgtcTCCTCCAAAaacgtcctacatcgctgttttaccttttttttgtaaatggtgtttgaccttctttgcatgttgacttgtaaacactgggtcaatacttctgcagcaatgtagggtgGTTTGAACTATCTAGACTTCTATCTAGGCTATCTAGATATCAGAAATAACTGGTCAACCAGCTTCACTAACCAGATTTTGCTAGTGCTCCAGTAGTACCAAACCAGGACTACCGATCCTGGAGATTTGTGTTCGGTTTTATAAAAAGAAATGCTTTCCTTTCTCACCCACATTTTATTTCTCTTTCTGTCCGGTAGGCTAACTTGCCCCTGTTGCAGAGGGAGCTGCTTCACTGTGCTCGGATGGCTAAGCAGACCCCAGCACAGTATCTGGCCCAGCACGAACAGCTGCTGCTGGATGCCAACGCCAGCTCTCCCCTGGACTCCTCTGAGATCATGCTGGAACTCAACGAGCATGGCAAGAGACGTACCCCGGACAGGTATACACACTTTAACCCACACACAAACTTGTCTTTCTGTGTACCATTTTCATAACAAATACCTTAAGTCATAAATATCTACAAAGTCAAGCAAAAGGCAAAAATGTAGACAGCTACAGTAAATGTCAACACAACCTTGCCCTGGGCATACTTCTTCCTGTCTAGCTTTGAAATGCACACACACTCATGTAATGAGTGGAGGGTGTGGGAAGGTTAGGCCACACAGAAAAAGACTGTGAGGAGGGTAGGAAGAAGGTGGAAGTGTGTGTGGAGcagaaacagactgagatgctctAACATCACACAAAAGCATATGCATACCAACAGTGTCTATACACTGGTGAGACATGTAGAACTCTTGGCAATCAAAAAATTAATAGTGGGATTTAAAGCATCAATATTTCTGTTTGTCTCCTTTTGTTTTTCTTCTACTCTCTCATCCGCACTGTCTCCTGATAGTTCCCCAGTAGCTGTCCATATGTCAGTGATGTGTCCAGATGGTGATCTTGCTGAACCCCTGCTTGAACTGATCCAGGGGGAGGGAGGAATAGAGAGAGattgagacagagagacagagaaaaaGAGAGGGGTGGGGGTGGAGTAATGGGCAATCCCCTACTGTAATCCATACACCTCCATCTCTAGGCTTAGGCTTACCATATCACGGCAGGAGCTCCAGCTGTTGCTTTGATTTGTAGGATATCTGGCTACAACTGCAGAAATGCTGCAAAGGTTGGAAGTTTTTGGGTTGGTTGCGGAGGCGGGCATGATGGGGTGTCGTAGATGCAGCCAGATTCAGATGTCCAAGCCAACTGCACTCTACTCTCAAGTGCAAGAAAACAAGCTTGCACAGTCCTCGCACACACATGTATTTCATACTCACAGAAGGGAGAGGAGTTTAGCCCTGAATGCCTGGCTGCTGCACTCAGCTAAACAGATTATTATCAACACTGCAGCACAGGCCAGCCAGATGGCTCCAAAACGCCAGTGTCACTGAACATCTGCCAAAGGGAGCAGCTCTCACAGTACAGCAGCTcaggagagagacagagagagaaagagaaacggGTGAGAATGGGAAAGATTAAGGGGTTGGGATTTAACTCTGTTTCTTGGTATATGAAGGCTAGAGTCCACATATGGCTCACAGCTGGCCTCAACATTTGGACACATGAGTGGAGGGGCAAAGAGAAAGAGGGAGGTGGGATGGGTTAGACTGCAAGAATGCAAAACCATCAATAGCCTTCTTTCCTCTTAAAAATGTCCTTTCTACAGCATTTCCAAGAATTTCTACAATCTCTGTAACAGGACCAAAGAGAGTGCAGGGGACAGGGACGGCTTGCACCCGGAGCACCTGGCCAAACGTCCATGCACAGTGAGCCCCAGTCAGCGCTTCAGCCCCAGCAGTGGTTTACCTGCTCATCCTCCCCCCAACGGCCTGCCGACGCATCCACCCAATGGCCTTCCACATCCTAACCCTCCTGCCCCACAGCATTACCGTTTGGAAGACATGGCACTCGCCCACCACTACAGAGATGCTTACAGACACGCAGAGCACAGGGACGTCCGGGATCGTCACCGGCAGACAGGTAAGAGTGGAGTAGTCTCTGATTTGACCatagttaaagggttagtttaccccaaaaaaatgaaaattagcccattatttactcaccctcaagacatTATAGGTGTATATGACAAATGCAACCTGAGTTTgcaaaaattgttctggctcctccaagctttataatgcaatgggTTGGTGTTCATCTTTATcaggtcaaaacaagtccaataaaatacatccatccataataaaaagtgcctcacacaggtccagggggtgaataaaggcctcctttagtgaatcgatgcgtttttgtaagaaaaacataataatataagCCAAGAAGCGGCTGGTTTTCTTTttctaaagtaaggaaacttagctttctttgctcctgtaaacaaacattgatTTTCACAAAACTCACAGGCGCATGTGCAATGCCGACGTCCTACGTCATTTGCCCGGAGTTGCttgtgtgtacaactgttagattaaagtgattattacgttttaattagggatgcaccgatacgaatcggccgatcatgcttgcgcgttttgtcagtaaagccggttctgtaatcagcggtaaatgccatcaggtgcgtgatttcacgttgagccgtatatactacacacagccgttgtttaccgacgagctgcgcaaatcaatgttcattatcagtgtgaatgtgcgcagctcgtcagtgaacaacggctgtgtgtagtatatacggctcaacgtgaaatcacgcacctgatggcatttaccgctgattacagaaccggctttactgacaaaacgcgcaagtgatcggctgatacggatcggtgcatccctagttttaattatggataatttttttttataaaaaggcatcgattcgctacaggaggcctttagtcaccccctggagccgtgtgaggcacgtTTTTAATATGGAtcgatgtgctttattggacccGCCCATTGTgttataaagcttgaaggagccagaacaatttttaatataactctgattgcattcgtccgaaagaaggaagtcatatacacctaggatgcattgagggtgagtaaataataggctcattttcatttttgggtgaactaaccctttaagtggtGTTGTTAACCACAATGCTTTAAACAAGAACTCAAATGATACATAATCACAGGTCTACCTGTACCTATATACTcgctattttaaaaacaaatttaaatatggtTAATCCAAGTTTAGGCTTAGACCTTTGAATTTGAGTAACATTTCCAACTGCAGAAGTAATGGCAGGAATGCAGAGCATTGTGGAATTGCACTTACATGGACATGGTTTCTCTATTGTGATAGCGAGTTAGTGCTAATGTGGTGCTGTGCTTGTGTTACAGCCGTGCATGGAGCACGTCAAGAGGAAGTGATTGATCATCGGCTGACAGACCGCGAGTGGGCTGAGGAATGGAAGCACCTCGATAACGTATGTGTGACCAGAtgctttgttttttatattatcaTTAATACATAAAGCAGAGGTTATGTTAGTTGCTAACTCTGCTAGGGAAAAAAACAAGTTATATTAGATTAATGCGGTTaaagaattttttaaaatatggtAGCTAACTGGTCCAAGGTGATGTAACAATCATAACCAACTTGACCAAGATGCCACACCAAGTCAAAAACAAGATGCACCAGTTAGTTGGTAGTCCAGCTGATATGTCAACTTATGGACATAGGGAAGTGCTACAGAAgggacttaaagggatggttcggagtagaattgacttcattgctatgcactccgaagcccttgtaaataccccatccgaagtttttttttaccttagtcaaacatttatggagatattagagtttttcgaattgcttgttacaggagtgaatggtacatgtgatgtatctcgtaaattgcaccactaaacgtgcaagtaatcttaccaaacttgtgcagtagtgtaaataggttatgtactcacaaaacgctgcatcagaacatttgtaagtccaccatgagtgttttaaaaacacgttttagccgatccctactagtctcaaaaactacaaatggcgacacgtcgacgtcacttccctggtttgaaaaaagcacgtaaaagtcctcctacaagttgacatgcacacagatgtagtaggaggacttttacatgcttttttcaaaccagggaagtgacgtcgacgtgtcgtcatttgtagtttttgagactagtagggatcggctaaaacgtgtttttaaaacactcatggtggacttacaaatgttccgatgcagcgttttgtgagtacataacctatttacactactgtacaagtttggtaagattacttgcacgtttagtggtgcaatttatgagatacatcacatgtaccattcacccctgtaacaagcaattcgaaaaactcttaatatctccataaatgttcgactaaggtaaaaaaaacttcggatggggtatttagatgggcttcggagtgcatagcaatgaagtcaattctactccgaaccatccctttaaagggttattcaaccaaaaatgaaaattctgtaattaattactcatttttagaacacaaattaatttatttttgatgaaatctgagatttttctaaccctgtatagacagcaaagcaacttccacgttcaaggcccagaaaggtagtaaggacattgttaaaataatccatgtgacatcagtggttcaaccttaattttatgtaGCTATGTGCACAATGAAATAACGACATTATCCAAAcagtcacatgaactattttaatgatgtccttactacctttctgggccttgaacgtgatagttgcattgctgtctatgcagggtcagaaagcttttggatttcatcaaaaatatgattAACACAAgaggttttatgggtttggagtAATTATTAATAGAACTTTCATtgttgggtaaactaacccttcaAGCTGGGTCAATAGACCTGATAGTACATGACTTAGTTCAGACCTTTTCTGGATAACAGTAAGGCCTTTATTATGCTTTTTACTCTCCTCTCTTTTACCTCTATTGCCTCTATATGGGCTTACTCACACTCAAACACATATTGAATAAAAAGGCCACAGATGGAGTGAGGAACCCAGTGGAGGACGTTCCCACTGGAGAGAGCAGCTGAGACAAGGCTTGCAGTCTGTGAAATCAGGCTTATTCTGGACCGCATCCAAATCTGAAATAAATACAGCCAACAACATACTCAAAGAGTGAAGAATGGCATCACATGGTTGAGGGGAGATGTTATAGAGGGGAGGTGGGCGGTTGGGGAAGATGGGAGGAAAGAGGACGAGAGTGAGAGAAGGCTCTAGAAGCATGGGGGAAGAATGAATTGTTTTGGCTTCTCCCACTGGCAGCACAGCTGTTGCAGGGCTATTGTTGCTTAACCACTCAACCGCTTACTGCACCACtggattacacacacacacacacactcagaaagCGTTCTAATTATCTCATGCTTGTACTGCTCACAAATGCATCAGCTCTTGAAATAAAATATAGcatcttttttaaattagtaatgGCCAAAAAAATGCAGTGTGAACTTTAACTGGCCTAACTTTTGTTAATACCATCCTTTTCTATTTCCTATTCCCATATTTCTTCTTCTCTATAGTTATTGAACTGTATCATGGATATGGTGGAGAAGACGCGGCGTTCCCTCACCGTGCTACGACGCTGCCAGGAGGCGGACCGCGAGGAGATGAACCACTGGATCCGTCGCTATAGCGACGTGGAGGATATGAAAAAAGGTGGGAGCTCCGCCCAGCggcctcctcctcttcctccccaCCACAACTCTTCCTCCTCCAACACTCCTAACAGCAGCGACACACAGCCGCTAGGTACATGCACCGTTGCAGATGCAGCCGCAGGCGCAGATGCTTACCACGCAGCATGTCTCACATGACTGTAGATACCACCCTCGTCTAAGTGGTTTCCATCAGCCAACACACCACTCAGATGAATGCGATTTAAAACTAGACATCCAAAAAATCTGACCTGTTACTATAAGTGAGCAGTCAGCATGTGATCCCACTTACCTTACCTTACTGTAGCCAGGGCACGGGGCAGCTAAACCTTGTCTGTCACACCATGTCCTTACCCACCCTGTTCCTAGGGACTCACAGTGCTGTATTTGGGTGTCTCTGTAAGCTAACATACCAGATTTTACTCAACAAGTCATTAGTAAGTGATCTATGAGTTGAATTAGGTGTCATGTAAGGGAGACATCCAAAATGTGCAGTACTATACAGTAGGTTCTTGGGGATAGGGTTGGGAAACACTGTCCTAACCAGGCACCACAAAGTTCCCAGCAAAGTAATGTTTCTGTGATTGCTGAAAGCAAAAGTAATGTACAACATATTCAGTGTTTAGGGGACagtggggtaagatgagccattTTTACTTATGTGGTCCTCAGGATAAGGGAAAATGAGGCAGAGGTACAATGAAAGTATCTAAAGTAATTTCAGGGTGTTTCCTATCATTTTAAATGATCTGAATGTATCTATGACAAAAGGTTCTAAAAATATGGCTTCTCATAAAAAAGTGTTCctctggctcaacttaccccaggTTAGGGGTAAATTGACCCGAGTTAGTGGGTAAGATGTGCCATCTGGGTTTAAACTGACTATCTGACTGAATCTGATTTAAACCCATGTGAAATTATAAAGatgatttaccttttttaaaaacgaattagtaatcaaatgtaattttgCAAACACTCATAGTTCTTTTCTTAAAGCTtacttaaacaaaataaaaaaccaaccaaatgagttttattttcaatctttcatttttttgcatttctaAAACAATATGTTGAACACCTAAGTTTTAACTCTTCCCAAAATAGACTAAACAGAGAGTTTgttgagtaaaaataaataaaaactgaactagaatgaatgaataaatgtcactgaaactaataaacattttagttaacattttagaaaagatTTTTGGCATGATAGCTTTTCTGCAATGTCGAACAGGCCATTAGAGACTATAGGTGGAAATATGATCACAATGTGGCGAAAAGCATCTTTTCTGTACGTGTCCATATCAAATAAACTATAAATAATTCGTACCTGTGTATATATATGATAAACTAAAGCAGCTGCATAATATCACATTAAAATACCAGTTTATACTGTATACTTTAACTTGCCTTATGGTGGGATAAGTTAAAGTACTGACTCAACTTACCCCACAGCATTTGGCTCACTTTGCCCCATAGCTGGCATTTTGGAGGAAAAAAcaatatgcataataaatatttttattactggATAAATATGCTTTGAATGTAACAACACCATTACATATTTTTACTTTGACAAGccaaaactgtttttaaagtaAATGGGTGCCTTCCACTCCTCCCATGTGTATCTCCTTTTCACAGTCTGGTGGCAATGACATGTGATTCCAAAATACGTGGTCACATGACCGTAAAAAGTTTACAGTTTCCAAGATACACGGAGTGGGTCAACTTACccactggctcaacttaccccactctcccgTATTATACAGCTATGGTGGATTTTGTAGCAATTAAATGTCACTGTGAGAGAGGTTACCCACTGCGATGAGAAAGAAACAAAACTGTCGATATTTGTGATTGCGGTAATTAGTAAAACGACTAAACCATTTTTGCGTCACATCTGGTAAAGATATGGTTGTCAACCTTCAAAAGCATGTCATGATTTCAGAGTTGTACTGTGTTGTTTTGGTATTCTCTACGTCTGGGGGAGTATAAGAAGCTTTTTTTATCTTAATAAACTCAAGtcatatttttttacagaaatCCACCGAGACTTTCTGCACCGGCCCCCATCAGGATACCTGCCTGAGGAGATCTGGCGGAAGGCTGGTGAGTGCATTTGGACAGTGCATTGTCCACTGTCACCTA belongs to Garra rufa chromosome 3, GarRuf1.0, whole genome shotgun sequence and includes:
- the cbfa2t3 gene encoding protein CBFA2T3 isoform X2, translating into MPDSPADVKTQPRSTPPTMPPPPPAVSQAANRNASFTPTTMLNGSSHSPTALNGAPSTPNGFSNGPATSSTASLPTQQLPPACGARQLCKLKRFLTTLQQFGNDISPEIGERVRSLVLGLVNSTLTIEEFHSKLQEATNFPLRPFVIPFLKANLPLLQRELLHCARMAKQTPAQYLAQHEQLLLDANASSPLDSSEIMLELNEHGKRRTPDRTKESAGDRDGLHPEHLAKRPCTVSPSQRFSPSSGLPAHPPPNGLPTHPPNGLPHPNPPAPQHYRLEDMALAHHYRDAYRHAEHRDVRDRHRQTAVHGARQEEVIDHRLTDREWAEEWKHLDNLLNCIMDMVEKTRRSLTVLRRCQEADREEMNHWIRRYSDVEDMKKEIHRDFLHRPPSGYLPEEIWRKAGATSIPLSPALKQLQNKQEEAVNEVKRQAMSELQKAVSDAERKAHEMISAERSKMERALAEAKRQASEDALTVINQQEDSSESCWNCGRKASETCSGCNTARYCGSFCQHKDWEKHHHVCGQGLPGSSNVPLGAPSTTSISSSSSAPPTHSESTPPGSLSLAGQTSSSGSPKEASSSSVSRSTTPATPALMDSSSR
- the cbfa2t3 gene encoding protein CBFA2T3 isoform X1, encoding MPDSPADVKTQPRSTPPTMPPPPPAVSQAANRNASFTPTTMLNGSSHSPTALNGAPSTPNGFSNGPATSSTASLPTQQLPPACGARQLCKLKRFLTTLQQFGNDISPEIGERVRSLVLGLVNSTLTIEEFHSKLQEATNFPLRPFVIPFLKANLPLLQRELLHCARMAKQTPAQYLAQHEQLLLDANASSPLDSSEIMLELNEHGKRRTPDRTKESAGDRDGLHPEHLAKRPCTVSPSQRFSPSSGLPAHPPPNGLPTHPPNGLPHPNPPAPQHYRLEDMALAHHYRDAYRHAEHRDVRDRHRQTAVHGARQEEVIDHRLTDREWAEEWKHLDNLLNCIMDMVEKTRRSLTVLRRCQEADREEMNHWIRRYSDVEDMKKGGSSAQRPPPLPPHHNSSSSNTPNSSDTQPLEIHRDFLHRPPSGYLPEEIWRKAGATSIPLSPALKQLQNKQEEAVNEVKRQAMSELQKAVSDAERKAHEMISAERSKMERALAEAKRQASEDALTVINQQEDSSESCWNCGRKASETCSGCNTARYCGSFCQHKDWEKHHHVCGQGLPGSSNVPLGAPSTTSISSSSSAPPTHSESTPPGSLSLAGQTSSSGSPKEASSSSVSRSTTPATPALMDSSSR